A DNA window from Paenibacillus sp. HWE-109 contains the following coding sequences:
- a CDS encoding sensor histidine kinase translates to MFLFSYFISKEIILPIKRLAHAMKKVGETKINIEVVKKPKNEIGEIISGFNQMIKRIDDLFTLMIEIERKKRKSEIDMLKYQINPHFLYNTINSIRFSAMKHKDEITTNMLITLSRLLRNTLSHKSNLIQLKKEMQTIRDYIILQQLRYDNKLNVEYNIEGKTQHLYVPYMILQPIIENSIMHGLNLKLNSGGFANIILNSYLDDNNTHIISIYDNGGGIASPIMENIMEHHSNIVSDSTQIGLYNIHKRIRLQYGEPYGIEIQSVVGEYTNVKFILPVIRNMEESIPISFDQIENYTSERSG, encoded by the coding sequence TTGTTTCTATTTTCTTATTTCATTTCAAAAGAGATCATACTTCCTATTAAACGTTTGGCGCATGCTATGAAAAAGGTTGGAGAGACGAAAATTAACATTGAAGTCGTCAAGAAACCAAAGAACGAAATCGGAGAAATCATAAGCGGATTTAATCAAATGATAAAAAGAATAGACGATTTATTTACACTCATGATTGAAATCGAACGCAAGAAGCGAAAGTCTGAGATTGATATGTTAAAATATCAGATAAATCCGCATTTTTTATATAACACGATAAATTCAATACGATTTTCTGCTATGAAGCACAAAGATGAAATAACGACCAATATGCTGATAACCTTAAGCCGTCTGCTTAGAAATACACTTAGTCATAAGAGCAATTTAATTCAATTGAAGAAGGAAATGCAAACTATTAGGGATTATATTATTTTGCAGCAGCTTAGATATGACAACAAGTTGAATGTAGAGTATAACATCGAAGGAAAAACACAGCATTTATATGTTCCTTATATGATTTTACAGCCAATTATTGAGAATTCTATTATGCATGGATTAAATTTGAAATTAAATTCAGGTGGCTTTGCAAACATCATTCTGAATTCCTACTTAGATGATAATAATACCCATATTATTTCCATTTATGATAATGGGGGCGGAATTGCAAGCCCTATAATGGAGAATATCATGGAACATCATTCCAATATTGTTTCGGACTCTACACAAATCGGATTATACAATATTCATAAAAGAATAAGACTCCAATATGGGGAACCCTATGGCATCGAAATTCAAAGCGTTGTTGGAGAATATACCAATGTGAAATTCATTTTACCTGTAATTAGAAATATGGAGGAATCCATTCCCATTTCGTTCGATCAAATCGAAAACTATACTTCAGAGAGAAGTGGGTGA